A genomic stretch from Macaca nemestrina isolate mMacNem1 chromosome 16, mMacNem.hap1, whole genome shotgun sequence includes:
- the LOC105490234 gene encoding large ribosomal subunit protein eL39-like — protein MSSHKTFRIKRFLAKKQKQNRPIPQWIRMKTRNKIRYNSKRRHWRRTKLGL, from the coding sequence ATGTCTTCTCACAAGACTTTCAGGATTAAGCGATTCCTggccaagaaacaaaagcaaaatcgtCCCATTCCCCAGTGGATTCggatgaaaactagaaataaaataaggtaCAACTCCAAAAGGAGACACTGGAGAAGAACCAAGCTGGGTCTATAA